Within Topomyia yanbarensis strain Yona2022 chromosome 2, ASM3024719v1, whole genome shotgun sequence, the genomic segment ATGATGAAAAGACGTTTCTTggaaaggcacaaatctccgatcaacatggggaacgttcCATTTGAGCAAGacactactgattcctgatgatTCCTGaagctttcatttaagaagtgagcccgatgactttgtAACATGgtctcattttgggacaccctactccGGAAGCATCATAAGCAAGTTAAATCGGAAGCAGAAATGagtgaaaaattaatttctacaTAAAAACAAGTTGGGTCAAATGTTCTGATAGACTGTATGGGAGGTGCTAAGAAGAAAGTACATGCCTTTGGATATGAGtatgaaattgaataaaacgaacatggaaaaagtttaatgttttttttacctgaaaatatgaaaaagatcGGTTGAGTTGGTAAATTTTGACGATCGTTTTCTTGTAATGCAATTGATTGATATTTGTCTAAATATACGACATAATTTATAAACAGCTCCTCAGCGGTAATGTTTCGCACTGGGTACTGTTTCAATGCATCTCGGTACAATTTCATGTTTCTCGcagtatttttttcgattatagaggttttaaccttaaggtcattcacctctttgGGTTAGAAacatctcttatgaaaaatttctaaccctatgtgcggggtcgggactcgagaCCAGGTGCGCtttgtacaaggcaatcgatttaccaactacgctgcgcCCACCCCATTCTCGCAGTAATTTGCCTCTCTGTTCAAGATTTCTAAACGTTCAGACACAGAAGTTCGGCCATCATGCACTGTGCAGCTGTTTCTACTAGTACTTTTAAAGGGCGTCACGAATAACGGCATACGCAGAAGATTGTATAAACAAATCATAAAATGGTGAgcaattttaattttgttgaaCTGGACTTTTTTATAGTCTAGAACAGTATTACGGAAAACAGGCGGGTTTGTTTACGAAAGCTATCAAGTACACCCAATAAACTttgtaattttgttttgtttattgctGTCTTTTTGAACAGTGTTGTTCTAttctaataaaacaaaataactataGCTTGAAACAAACTTTGCTAATCCTGTGTCGAATCGACACACTGTCGATATACCTGCGTGTGTACGAGAGCAGCGTAGAGCTTCACTAATTTGGTCTCCTTCAATTAAGGTATATTTCAACTTTGAGCCATGTTGGTTGGAACggattcaaatataattaaatcTTTAAAAGCGCGTTTTAAGACCGTTTCGAggtgaaagtattttttttgATCAGGTGTATGTGTCTTTGAATgtatatttttctaaaaaaaatgttcaagtaGCGTTGGTTACGCAAAAAAACTATCCTAAAATTTAGAATTAATCGTTTGAAAAGCAAGGCATCTATCAAAACACAATTACTATTAAACAGGGTTTCAAATACACTCATCACAAGGAGGCTAATTTCAATATGATAACATAAAAATGATCTGGTGTATATGCACGCAGAATTCGTGATATGGTTGTGCGCTCTAATTTACATGTTGTAAAAAACTGTCCTGTTTGAGAGTCTCTAATTTTACCGCACTATTGAGACAAAAAGAAACCCCCAGCAAAGAATAACAAAGGAAATCGCAAATCTCTTTGAGTTTTCGTAATTGTTTTCGTAAACAAAACCCGCcctattttcttttttaaatttttacctGAGCTGAAAAATCCGTATTGGATCAGACAGCCTAGAAATGCTAGTTTATGGTTTGTTTATGTAGacttttgcaacattctttgttttttttaccgCCCTTGTAAAAATTCATGTCATAGCtgaatcataaaacaataaccTGAACGCAGTAGCGAACAGAATAGTTAGAGGCACACCGCTGTTTTTTGTAAGAAAAATAGATCGAACGAATTTTTTCTAAATAAGCTTTTGTATCCAGCAATCGTCTCAAATTTAGATCAAGACACCCATTTTCAATTTCACAAAATTCCTTGATGACAATTGCCATAAGAGGTTTATGGGAAAGTTACCATTGAGGAGCCCAAAGTTCGTtcaatttaaaaattgtaaatatttcaTGCAATTCAACTGATGTAATGCGTTGAAAAAGGACTTCACAAAGAGTTATCATAACTaggtagggttaccaaccgtccttattttaaaggacatgtccttattttcgaggtttttggaaagcgtccttattttacttcaaacgtccttatttttagtctcaaaccttggcatatacagggtggttcaacatgatattttttaacagggcatgtcatgttattgtagtttagtattgtttgccaccaCAGGATGCTTaccattttcaaattattcaactatatttcgaaaatcagcgatctgtGAGAAATGTGTTTCGTGTACTCTGACCATAATATGGTCGACCtaatcggccaactgacttcactattcgccatacaatcaaagagtaaaagttgcagttctcgttattggatgattagcgaacaaatcgaccacatccagcacgcattggagaaaacatagcggcggtgacattcccaagcattggaaaccaacattactcgactaattagccagatatcacttgaaatactcgaatccatcatcaaaaattggaccagtcgaatggattacctcaagcgccaacatagttaacatttaaaagaaattgttttcaaacaatatatggcaaaaaatgttctttcgattgacaaacatttcgcgatttactccatttttcaattttttgcgagatcaaaaaaacgtcatgatgaatcaccctgtattaaattattcagatcaactttattccaagagaatcaatttcaattgtcaatttcaattacttccagtgattgtttttgttaatgcatactctctgcgactcattccaaccagaagttcttttactcagaagtaaccaaaatttgatGGATAGctcgatatgaggtttggccCAAGTGGTTATATTCGTTCAATATTGGTACTAcaccattccaatttgtctcgaTCAAGATTCAACGTTACAGTTGAACTGCTGAATAATAAGCCAGAATCCCGactttttcagaattctggctcaaatggcaactGATTCAGTCTCcaattccgaatagatttggaagggatgtccttaatttgctctctgtccatttggtaaccctacaaCTAGgctcatatataaattatgcaCTGAGGCTGCCTTTTTCCTGTCGCTTGATTTTCATTTTCGTCTCCGTGGTCTGAAACATATCAATCTACTATTAACCCTCTGCTATCCAATCCCGTCGTTTGGCGGGGTTCACCAGAATCACTGTAAAAtgtataattgtgttgttaaccccactaaaaactctccaaaaaacttTCATACAATTACAttatctgcttgttgaaatcattatataaaatgatatttaagtTGAAATTCGGAAATTTCAGAGTAATTATTTTGCGTGTGGTAGTGTAATTCAATTGCAAAATTATCACACCTCTTGAagttccaaaaaaataaaaattactagtAAGTTACGTCAAAGTAGTACTTTACCGTAGAATTGAAATTTGGTCGTGTACTAACTTGAAACTACACTTATGAGCTAAAGAACTTACCCCGCCAAATTGCGGTGTTAGGCAGCTGGGCgatcaaaaaaatgtgttttaaaaGTACTTATCACTTTAaacattattatttatttatttatttattcattacttgaaattttttaagaAGTAGGGAATAGCCCCTTTGAGTGAAATTTGCTTGTTGCTTATTAGGCTCTAGTTTTCTCAATTTTCGACCGATTTCAACAAAACCACTTGCAAATGATCGGAAAACTATTCAAGATTTATTAACTATACTATCAGGTCAGAAAACCGGTTCTGGTTTTACAAAGAAATCCCATGGGGTCTGTTGGAGCGCCATGTGACCTATATTCAATACTAATACAACTTCTAGCTCGAAGTGTACCTTAACATAACCTTTAGCCATATggcgctgtctctcgttgtaCCTCAGGTAATATGAAATTCATTTCCCAATCCGTTTATGTTCCATAACAttttttgtagaagctgtgggcgatattgtggtTGCAActaaattttcttaaatttaaacATCATGTGTTATTTAAGGCGCTTTTTAATCTATTCCACAAATGATTACATTTTTCGACAGTGCGTGAAAATAGTTTTCTGTGTTCGTATAGATAGTACAcatatccacaaacaaaagttgtttttcaaatgcttttttataaaatttgtggTTGGGGCTAGTTGGCGATGCTATTTACAGCGCCAAAAtcgtcatcaaatatttttatttatgaaaTTCAGTCCATAGCAAAAGAATCTTTTTCTTGAGTATCTCGTCAAAGCAGGAGACATTTACTACGGCTAATCGCCTgaatattatttaaaatttgattgtTTAATATTGAGTACGCGTCGAAATCAAAATGGcgaggtattgagactgaaataatATGGTAGATGTACAGTAAATATACagctttattgaaaagacattcagtacGTTCCATGAGGACCACTAAGGTAATTGAATTTTCATTCGACTGATTATTTGCTGGTGTATCGCTGACACcacatacataccgccaactcaCCCCGGGCCGGGATAAGTTTTGATAAAATGTTgtcaacagtctgccctttcatgcaATGTGTTCTATTTTGCGCGATCTGCCTGAATCAAAGtggtaaaaaatttaaactgaaaacaccgcaaaCAAGCCCCGGTGCCTCCTGTACAAGTCATTTGttctaaaccagggaggacgcgtCAAAATCGTATTCCGAATTTTGTATGGAATATAccgaagcgttttcttcctaattggcactgcatataaatatttatgaattaatagtttgttctttagacaGAGTCTAGAATTCctgtttataagagggtataaacattttatatattttgcttggattccttcaatgtaaTCCTCGAATGTCAGcttttttatcgtaaattaaacccaagtatttaacttgatctgaccacgttattatttggttaaatttaggtaaaaactgttattaatttaggtaaaaaaatgttattaacTGTTAACTGGTttaatttaggtaaaaactgtTATCGGATTATCCTGCGCAAGCTTATTCCTGTCactaagctagtgtcggattctaatgAGATGGAGTAGaagcgcaaattccataactaatttctaataaaatattattagaaaataaaattataGCGCCCTGTTAGCAAATTATCACGGTATTCAAAAAATTCTCCGGTAAATGAAACACTCTTCATATTAATTAAAACAGTTCACCAATATATTTTCTTCCAATCTCATTTGTAATCCCATATTGTCTACCATATACCTTAACGTAACTATGGACAAACAGACACACCGACATAACACAAATTATTTAATTCTACTTAATCATATATCTCCATCCTAAGATGAGCATTTAACTTCAATCCGGAATTAAAGTTCTGTTATAATAGACACGGTACATCAAGGCCAGCAGAAACACTGTTAGGGCTCTAGCAAACTCAACACCTGGAAAAAATTTCTTGTATTAAATTCCACAcctaaaaattcgaaatattccTTTTTTGTTATCGTCGTGTTTTTTATACATCCACTAGCACTAGAACAGACTTTtgctttgtaaaaaaataacagattaAGTTTCTTTTCTGTataaaatgtgatttttttttctgattttccaTTTACTTTTGGTCCCACCCTCCATGCTAATCATTCACCCCTTTCAACCTTGCTCTTTTACTACCCCGGGGGTTGCAATCCCTTTTGCCGGCCCTTGGTTTTTCTGTTAATAAACACATAGCGCTCTGCGTGAAAGTCCTGAATACTGACAATTCGTGTGAGCAATGCCGAAAATGAGaaagtgatttttgtttgtctGTGATTAAACTTTAAATGACTAGATGTAGACACATTTCAACTATTGCTGATAATCATAGCTGCCATTTCTTTTAGCACCACCATATTCTTTATTTCAATGAATTGATTATGTTTtcttttaaaagttactcacaAGCTAAACTCTTTCGATTTGGTTGTCGTTATTGTGAAAAACAATTGAGGAGTGAAAATTCAGTATCAGATGACCCTTATTTTTATTGTAATACATTTCAAAATCTGTAGTATGTCATATAACAGAAACTTCttaatgtttgtttattttccgtGATTTGCAAACTGCCGTTGATATTTATCGCCTTGAGGCTAAATAACTTTTTACAGCCGAAATTGGCTTCTTTGAACAAAGTTTGAAGCGCCAATATTTGGTTGAAAATTGTGTTTAAGTGGCTCTTTATTCTACAGTGTATTTCGAATAGAAtgatgtaaatttttaaaacaaaagtcATAACACCTTACAGTACACAAAATTTAACGCTCTTCTGGGAGGAAAAAGGGCTTACTCGTGTGAAgccaaagttttgaattttacgACCACTGGTTCAAATAAATGTATGGGATATCTGATTTTCTCAATAGCTTAAAACTATTACAGTTTAGCACTAATATAGTCTCTGTACACTGCATCctgccaccatttcggccgctcCAATGTTTCCGGTGCCTGGAGAATAGCCGATTCCATGTGTTTGTAAACTTCCCCATCGCTCATACCCAGGGGTGAGTTCAACACAAAGTCTGGTGGTGCAATAGCATCAACAAGCGATACCGCATCAGTCTTTATCACTGGCAATAGATCCAGATATCCCTGTTGCAGTAGATCGAGTGCATTAGTTACATTACTGAAGTAACCTCCCTGATAGAAAATGCCAATGTGTTTCATTATGACGTTAGCACCATACAATGATACTAGGCGACCGATAGCAACCTTTTCAGGTCCATCCTCAAGGTTCCTTAAAAATTTATCAGCGACAAACAGCATCACTCTCTGTGTATGAGAAGAAAAGATATACATTGTTGTTGAAATTTCGTAATCTGGCAACCACCTCTCCATAAGCTAGAGATAATACTCTAGCGTAGAATGACTGCGATTCGTTTCTAGCTTCGAATGACGATTTACCGTTTTGTTTTAAAACCAGCAGCCTTTTGTGGGTTTCTTCCAATAAATGTGCAACTAACCAATTCATTGCATTCAAATGTTCTGAAAATGTTGAAACAGGATTTTTAAATGACACTCAACTACGACCAAGGTTATGCGTACCTCTAACATCGACGGCATCTTTAGGGCTTTTCCACGATGCCTTAGAATTTCGAATGCGCataaaatctttcaaaaattcTACAGATCCAAGTGGTGAAACTTTAGCAAATGTCTCATAGCCCTTAGATCTTACATTCAGCAGCCAGTTGGAAGTTTGCTGTATGAGGACGTTATTCTCCCCTTCGTATGTACAGTTCGGGTCGTTATCGTTGCGAAGATCTCCCAACGTTGACAACTTCAGGAATCCATGACCACCACAGGCTTCTCTGCACTCTTGAATACCATCTCTCGCAGCCCATGTGCATACTGGCTTGGCGGCTGATGATAAAGCGTGTATTTCCATACCAATAAACTCGTTTGTTCGATCCCCCATTATCATTTTGAGAAACGCATCGCCATACACCTTCGAAAACCACAGCGTGAAGATTTTGATGGTAAACGCTGTTGCAAGATGCAGAAACAGGCGATATTGCTGGGACTGGTATTCCAGAACCGGTAGCTCTTCCGAACTATCTTCTGGACCGAACTGCTTCCGACTAGCAGAATAGCGAATGGCAATACAGATTGCCTTATTTAAATACAAGCTTGCAATTCCTGTAAAGTATTTGCTATAGAATCCATCTTCTAATTACCTGTGAACAATAGATCTTACCACAAATCCCAACTCGTCCTCCTGAAAGTGCTGCCAAAGATGCTCCAAAGCGTCTGCTCTCATCCTTGTAAGGTGAAACAAAAACACCCTCCTCGTTAACATCTCCGGTTTTAGCGAGTAGAAAATCCCTTGGAATGCGATAATTCCTAAACATTACAAACCCGTTGTCTACTCCATGCAAACCGGCCTTTTCGCCCAGATCACCTACAATCACTCCTGGGAAGGCATTCAAAGTATGAGGATCTCTTATA encodes:
- the LOC131682617 gene encoding peroxisomal acyl-coenzyme A oxidase 3 isoform X3; its protein translation is MDESRHLATKRMYVIQNAKIFGIENLLERPDFMGFFNHLLMAYEPSFAIKFSLGFGMFSSVIQALDVGRLAHLIEQNQRGEILGAFGLTEISHGTNAKGMRTTATYDVKNKEYVLNTPDFEAAKCWIGNLGKTCTHMICYAQLYTEDGKHHGLNAFVVPIRDPHTLNAFPGVIVGDLGEKAGLHGVDNGFVMFRNYRIPRDFLLAKTGDVNEEGVFVSPYKDESRRFGASLAALSGGRVGICGIASLYLNKAICIAIRYSASRKQFGPEDSSEELPVLEYQSQQYRLFLHLATAFTIKIFTLWFSKVYGDAFLKMIMGDRTNEFIGMEIHALSSAAKPVCTWAARDGIQECREACGGHGFLKLSTLGDLRNDNDPNCTYEGENNVLIQQTSNWLLNVRSKGYETFAKVSPLGSVEFLKDFMRIRNSKASWKSPKDAVDVREHLNAMNWLVAHLLEETHKRLLVLKQNGKSSFEARNESQSFYARVLSLAYGERVMLFVADKFLRNLEDGPEKVAIGRLVSLYGANVIMKHIGIFYQGGYFSNVTNALDLLQQGYLDLLPVIKTDAVSLVDAIAPPDFVLNSPLGMSDGEVYKHMESAILQAPETLERPKWWQDAVYRDYISAKL
- the LOC131682617 gene encoding peroxisomal acyl-coenzyme A oxidase 3 isoform X1, yielding MGFQKILIRRIADNLTCTISKNKVRKIYNNDFSKVIKPRTLCSSGDPQRGEANNMVDFNTVNRPSQQSELLNNKTYFPDQPGSGPLASYRQQATIDWRKVKLSLNDEASLELQHKTWSFIQNHPLFARPNHTPSMDESRHLATKRMYVIQNAKIFGIENLLERPDFMGFFNHLLMAYEPSFAIKFSLGFGMFSSVIQALDVGRLAHLIEQNQRGEILGAFGLTEISHGTNAKGMRTTATYDVKNKEYVLNTPDFEAAKCWIGNLGKTCTHMICYAQLYTEDGKHHGLNAFVVPIRDPHTLNAFPGVIVGDLGEKAGLHGVDNGFVMFRNYRIPRDFLLAKTGDVNEEGVFVSPYKDESRRFGASLAALSGGRVGICGIASLYLNKAICIAIRYSASRKQFGPEDSSEELPVLEYQSQQYRLFLHLATAFTIKIFTLWFSKVYGDAFLKMIMGDRTNEFIGMEIHALSSAAKPVCTWAARDGIQECREACGGHGFLKLSTLGDLRNDNDPNCTYEGENNVLIQQTSNWLLNVRSKGYETFAKVSPLGSVEFLKDFMRIRNSKASWKSPKDAVDVREHLNAMNWLVAHLLEETHKRLLVLKQNGKSSFEARNESQSFYARVLSLAYGERVMLFVADKFLRNLEDGPEKVAIGRLVSLYGANVIMKHIGIFYQGGYFSNVTNALDLLQQGYLDLLPVIKTDAVSLVDAIAPPDFVLNSPLGMSDGEVYKHMESAILQAPETLERPKWWQDAVYRDYISAKL
- the LOC131682617 gene encoding peroxisomal acyl-coenzyme A oxidase 3 isoform X2, whose translation is MVDFNTVNRPSQQSELLNNKTYFPDQPGSGPLASYRQQATIDWRKVKLSLNDEASLELQHKTWSFIQNHPLFARPNHTPSMDESRHLATKRMYVIQNAKIFGIENLLERPDFMGFFNHLLMAYEPSFAIKFSLGFGMFSSVIQALDVGRLAHLIEQNQRGEILGAFGLTEISHGTNAKGMRTTATYDVKNKEYVLNTPDFEAAKCWIGNLGKTCTHMICYAQLYTEDGKHHGLNAFVVPIRDPHTLNAFPGVIVGDLGEKAGLHGVDNGFVMFRNYRIPRDFLLAKTGDVNEEGVFVSPYKDESRRFGASLAALSGGRVGICGIASLYLNKAICIAIRYSASRKQFGPEDSSEELPVLEYQSQQYRLFLHLATAFTIKIFTLWFSKVYGDAFLKMIMGDRTNEFIGMEIHALSSAAKPVCTWAARDGIQECREACGGHGFLKLSTLGDLRNDNDPNCTYEGENNVLIQQTSNWLLNVRSKGYETFAKVSPLGSVEFLKDFMRIRNSKASWKSPKDAVDVREHLNAMNWLVAHLLEETHKRLLVLKQNGKSSFEARNESQSFYARVLSLAYGERVMLFVADKFLRNLEDGPEKVAIGRLVSLYGANVIMKHIGIFYQGGYFSNVTNALDLLQQGYLDLLPVIKTDAVSLVDAIAPPDFVLNSPLGMSDGEVYKHMESAILQAPETLERPKWWQDAVYRDYISAKL